Proteins from a single region of Geovibrio ferrireducens:
- the glyS gene encoding glycine--tRNA ligase subunit beta, translating into MSYYFLEIGSEEIPAGFIGKSCDFLKSEFEKQLKENNIAYAGVKTDGTPRRMYVYVTGIAEKQADSEEFIMGPPASIAYDADGNLTKAGQGFAASKGIKTEDLKRTKTDKGEYISGVKKSVGVETAEVLKDLVPRIIKSIPFQKSMRWGSTDFRFARPVHWFISLFGGEVLPFEIDGIQADRYTYGHRIMCPSRFEVKDYDSYVKALADARVTVNTESRKEQIMIQIKALEEKHGFRVDVDADLLDTVSNLVEAPVAVLGSFSEDFLKLPPEVLITSMKNHQKYFYVNDKNGKLLNYFIGISNTEPQSTELIRKGYERVLRARLTDAKFFYENDINVPLAQRTEELRKVVYQEKLGTSYAKMERFRAVAAYLAETLNKQAKETADRAAYLCKADLLSEMVYEFPELQGIMGREYAALQKENANVVQAIFEHYLPRFAGDRLPETAEGAFVSMADKLDTVCGCFAIGLIPSGSNDPYALRRSTIGILQIIRTKGYRLDLDRLIEKSLSVLAGAVRFDTEKAAAAVKEFILQRLKQLLVSEGVDGECFDAASGLSSDVITLEKCARALAKYRSSAEFGVISQGYKRINNILKKQEWNTDAVNPALFEKEEEKALADLLAEKKQATAELINKEDFETALSGLLAFSKPVDAFFEAVMVMAEDEKVKNNRLSLLTGLRNIFSLAGDLSKLA; encoded by the coding sequence ATGTCTTACTATTTTCTCGAAATAGGCAGTGAAGAGATTCCCGCAGGGTTTATAGGCAAATCCTGTGATTTTCTTAAAAGCGAGTTTGAAAAGCAGCTTAAGGAAAACAACATAGCATACGCAGGGGTTAAAACGGACGGAACGCCCCGCAGGATGTATGTTTATGTCACGGGCATAGCGGAGAAACAGGCGGACTCGGAGGAGTTCATCATGGGCCCCCCCGCTTCCATAGCTTACGATGCTGACGGAAACCTCACCAAAGCCGGACAGGGGTTCGCAGCTTCAAAAGGCATTAAGACAGAAGACCTTAAACGCACCAAGACCGATAAAGGCGAATATATCTCAGGGGTTAAAAAATCCGTCGGCGTTGAAACCGCTGAGGTGCTTAAGGATCTTGTACCCCGCATTATAAAATCTATACCCTTTCAGAAATCCATGCGCTGGGGAAGCACAGACTTCCGCTTCGCCCGCCCTGTTCACTGGTTTATCTCCCTCTTCGGCGGAGAGGTTCTCCCCTTCGAGATTGACGGCATTCAGGCAGACCGCTACACATACGGACACAGAATCATGTGCCCCTCACGCTTTGAGGTTAAGGACTATGACAGCTATGTGAAAGCCCTTGCCGATGCCCGTGTCACGGTGAACACCGAAAGCCGCAAAGAACAGATAATGATACAGATAAAAGCCCTTGAGGAGAAGCACGGTTTCCGTGTGGATGTGGATGCCGATCTCCTTGACACTGTGAGCAACCTTGTTGAGGCTCCGGTGGCGGTTCTCGGCAGCTTTTCGGAGGACTTCCTCAAGCTCCCCCCCGAAGTGCTTATCACTTCCATGAAAAACCATCAGAAATACTTCTACGTAAACGATAAAAACGGCAAACTGCTTAACTATTTCATAGGCATATCAAATACCGAGCCGCAGAGCACGGAGCTCATCCGCAAAGGGTACGAAAGGGTTCTGAGGGCAAGGCTTACGGATGCCAAGTTCTTCTATGAAAACGACATAAATGTTCCCCTCGCCCAGAGAACAGAGGAACTCAGAAAGGTTGTTTACCAGGAAAAACTCGGCACTTCCTATGCCAAAATGGAGCGTTTCAGGGCAGTAGCCGCTTATCTCGCCGAAACACTGAATAAACAGGCGAAGGAAACAGCGGACAGAGCCGCATATCTCTGCAAGGCTGACCTGCTCAGCGAAATGGTGTACGAGTTCCCTGAACTTCAGGGTATAATGGGAAGAGAATACGCAGCTCTCCAGAAAGAGAATGCGAATGTGGTTCAGGCTATATTTGAGCATTATCTGCCCCGCTTCGCCGGAGACAGGCTGCCCGAAACTGCGGAAGGCGCATTTGTTTCCATGGCGGACAAGCTGGACACTGTGTGCGGCTGCTTCGCCATAGGGCTTATCCCCAGCGGAAGCAACGACCCCTACGCCCTGCGCCGCAGCACCATAGGAATTTTACAGATTATAAGAACCAAGGGTTACAGGCTTGACCTTGACAGGCTCATAGAAAAAAGCCTTTCCGTGCTTGCGGGTGCGGTGAGGTTTGACACGGAAAAAGCAGCCGCAGCAGTGAAGGAGTTCATCCTCCAGAGGCTTAAGCAGCTTCTCGTCAGCGAAGGGGTTGACGGCGAATGCTTCGATGCGGCATCAGGACTTTCTTCTGACGTGATCACGCTTGAAAAGTGCGCCCGTGCGCTTGCCAAGTACAGAAGCAGCGCAGAGTTCGGCGTGATCTCACAGGGGTATAAACGTATCAACAACATATTGAAAAAGCAGGAATGGAACACAGACGCAGTTAATCCCGCCCTTTTTGAGAAAGAGGAAGAAAAAGCCCTCGCTGATCTCCTTGCGGAGAAAAAGCAGGCGACAGCAGAGCTTATTAATAAGGAAGACTTTGAGACAGCGTTAAGCGGGCTCTTGGCTTTCAGCAAGCCTGTGGATGCCTTTTTCGAGGCTGTTATGGTAATGGCCGAAGACGAAAAGGTGAAAAACAACAGGCTGAGCCTCCTTACCGGACTGCGGAACATTTTCAGTCTGGCCGGAGACCTTTCAAAATTAGCTTAA
- the leuD gene encoding 3-isopropylmalate dehydratase small subunit, protein MKLEAIKQVKGTAVPVPGDDIDTDRIIPARYLKCVTFDGLGLALFFDERFGEGGKPLGHPVDAPEYRGARFIISGNNFGCGSSREHAPQAIIRAGYDVIIAGSYAEIFFGNSTTLGIVCVTLPDAERAELMALVKKEPKAEFVLDVEGRTLTAGGKTYNVGIKDGARKAFLDCTYDSLAQLLSGRAQTAELEAALPYRF, encoded by the coding sequence ATGAAGCTTGAAGCGATAAAACAGGTAAAGGGCACGGCTGTTCCCGTTCCCGGAGATGATATAGACACGGACAGAATTATCCCCGCCAGATACCTCAAGTGCGTCACTTTTGACGGTCTTGGACTTGCGCTCTTCTTTGACGAGCGTTTCGGTGAGGGGGGCAAACCCCTCGGACATCCGGTGGATGCTCCTGAGTACAGAGGCGCAAGGTTCATCATCAGCGGCAATAACTTCGGCTGCGGTTCCTCCCGTGAGCATGCCCCGCAGGCAATCATCCGTGCGGGCTATGATGTTATAATCGCCGGAAGCTACGCAGAGATATTCTTCGGCAACTCAACCACGCTGGGCATAGTCTGCGTAACTCTCCCTGATGCGGAAAGGGCGGAGCTCATGGCACTGGTCAAAAAAGAGCCCAAAGCGGAATTTGTGCTTGATGTGGAGGGCAGAACGCTCACCGCAGGGGGCAAAACATATAATGTGGGCATAAAGGACGGCGCAAGAAAGGCTTTCCTCGACTGCACATATGACTCACTGGCGCAGCTTCTCTCCGGCAGAGCGCAGACAGCTGAGCTTGAGGCGGCACTGCCTTACAGGTTTTGA
- a CDS encoding sensor histidine kinase, whose translation MTPDARFVRLLENSLGVSILSCTVTFSAKTRTLLESGETGDYLLEIKGENFSCTIAGRGRINEEKARLVVTDAVNLYGDLFREHIPSECARRAEILGSIVSGESIDSVLNELVQMIISSPLFDSAGVFLLNEILLEVRGLVYAGDCGGKAGEGIRFRSRKIRLTKKSPLSDVMYFGRCERLNLDEIDDWRGMQDCLKGEAYASPLINMDGTAAGIVIATGSGGYSEEAAAVLQFYSNLCSIAISNANMRGELIRLKTYEEDFEKVDYVSKDLVKMGMLAATVAHELKNPLVAIGGFAKRLAAFGSDPRMDNYIAMIQSEVTRLENLVTEILDYSKSVDLKIEKIHLDSVVNETLRLLSENISIGMIHVSKSVDPEITVYADKNRFIQVLINVIINAIQVMPSGGDLKISAEESSETIILYIKDTGGGVPDCEMEKIFEPFHSSKQDGTGLGLSLSKKIMTAHGGQITVTNDSTGAVFSLILPKTGGFDD comes from the coding sequence ATGACTCCGGATGCCCGTTTTGTCCGTCTGCTGGAAAACTCTCTCGGCGTTAGTATTCTTTCGTGCACTGTCACTTTCTCCGCTAAAACACGCACTCTCCTCGAAAGCGGTGAGACAGGGGATTATCTCCTTGAAATTAAAGGAGAAAATTTCTCATGCACTATTGCGGGCAGAGGCAGAATAAATGAAGAAAAAGCCCGTTTGGTAGTCACGGATGCGGTGAATCTGTACGGTGATTTGTTCAGGGAGCATATTCCCTCCGAGTGCGCCCGCCGCGCGGAGATATTAGGCAGCATAGTCAGCGGCGAAAGCATAGACAGCGTGCTTAACGAGCTTGTTCAGATGATTATCTCCTCCCCGTTGTTCGATTCCGCCGGGGTTTTTCTGCTGAATGAAATCCTTCTGGAGGTCAGGGGGCTTGTATATGCCGGAGACTGCGGAGGCAAAGCCGGAGAGGGCATACGCTTCCGGAGCAGGAAGATCAGGCTTACGAAAAAAAGCCCTCTGTCAGATGTTATGTACTTCGGCAGATGCGAAAGGCTGAACCTAGATGAAATAGACGACTGGAGGGGCATGCAGGACTGCCTTAAGGGTGAGGCATACGCCAGCCCGCTCATCAATATGGACGGCACTGCGGCAGGAATTGTAATAGCCACAGGCAGCGGCGGTTATTCTGAAGAGGCTGCTGCTGTTTTACAGTTTTACTCCAATCTCTGCTCCATTGCCATCAGCAACGCAAATATGCGCGGCGAACTCATACGCCTTAAAACCTATGAGGAAGATTTCGAAAAAGTTGACTATGTCTCCAAGGACCTTGTGAAAATGGGCATGCTGGCGGCCACTGTCGCCCACGAGCTTAAAAATCCGCTGGTTGCCATAGGCGGTTTCGCAAAAAGGCTTGCGGCTTTCGGCTCCGACCCGCGTATGGATAATTATATAGCCATGATTCAGTCTGAGGTGACAAGGCTTGAAAACCTCGTTACGGAGATTCTTGACTACTCCAAAAGTGTTGACCTCAAAATAGAGAAGATCCACCTTGACAGCGTTGTGAATGAAACCCTCAGGCTGCTTTCCGAAAATATAAGCATAGGGATGATACACGTGAGCAAGTCAGTTGACCCTGAAATAACTGTTTATGCTGATAAAAACAGGTTTATTCAGGTGTTGATAAATGTTATCATAAATGCTATTCAGGTAATGCCGAGCGGCGGCGACTTAAAAATAAGTGCTGAAGAAAGTTCGGAAACGATTATACTTTATATTAAAGATACGGGGGGCGGTGTACCTGACTGCGAGATGGAAAAGATTTTCGAGCCTTTCCACTCAAGCAAGCAGGACGGCACAGGACTGGGGCTCTCCCTCTCCAAAAAAATTATGACAGCTCACGGCGGACAGATCACTGTTACCAATGACAGTACCGGTGCAGTTTTCTCTCTTATTCTGCCGAAAACCGGAGGATTTGATGACTAA
- a CDS encoding MOSC domain-containing protein — MSGKVHSINISEKKGVQKTPVNSVEMKNDFGITTDAHAGKWHRQVSFLAQESIDKMVAKGLKVKGGDFAENITTIGVDLVSMKVGERLRINNVEFVISQLGKLCHNRCAIYHAAGDCVMPREGIFGIVKGNGTVTLGDAAEKLPKENITVAVVTLSDKGSKGERTDETGPAIIEMVKKELNPSFTRLELIPDEVDQLKNIIKYLVDIQGFDLVITNGSTGLSPRDIAPDATLEMIEKRLPGFEEAMRMESFRKTPHALLSRAVCGTRNGSIILNVPGSPKGALENLEVVIKALPHAIKKLQGDPADCAAK, encoded by the coding sequence TTGTCAGGTAAAGTTCATTCAATAAACATCAGCGAGAAGAAAGGGGTACAGAAAACACCCGTAAACTCCGTTGAGATGAAAAACGATTTCGGCATAACAACCGATGCCCATGCGGGCAAATGGCACAGACAGGTCAGCTTCCTTGCTCAGGAAAGTATTGATAAAATGGTGGCAAAAGGCCTCAAGGTCAAAGGCGGCGACTTCGCGGAGAACATCACCACGATCGGCGTTGATCTTGTGAGCATGAAAGTGGGCGAAAGGCTCCGCATAAATAATGTCGAGTTCGTTATCTCCCAGCTCGGCAAGCTCTGCCATAACAGATGCGCCATTTACCACGCCGCAGGCGACTGCGTTATGCCCCGTGAAGGGATATTCGGCATCGTAAAAGGGAACGGAACAGTAACCCTCGGCGACGCTGCGGAAAAACTCCCGAAGGAGAACATCACCGTTGCCGTTGTGACCCTCAGCGATAAGGGGAGCAAAGGCGAGCGCACGGATGAGACAGGCCCCGCCATCATAGAAATGGTGAAGAAGGAACTCAACCCCTCCTTCACAAGGCTTGAGCTTATCCCCGATGAGGTTGACCAGCTTAAGAACATAATAAAATATCTCGTAGATATTCAGGGGTTTGACCTTGTGATAACCAACGGCTCCACCGGGCTCTCCCCCCGTGACATAGCGCCCGATGCCACTCTGGAGATGATAGAGAAGCGTCTGCCCGGCTTCGAGGAAGCCATGCGCATGGAAAGTTTCAGAAAGACTCCCCACGCTCTTTTATCAAGAGCAGTTTGCGGAACCAGAAACGGGAGTATAATATTAAATGTGCCGGGAAGCCCTAAAGGAGCCCTTGAGAATCTTGAGGTCGTGATAAAGGCTCTCCCCCACGCCATAAAAAAACTTCAGGGGGATCCTGCTGACTGCGCAGCAAAATAA
- the cysK gene encoding cysteine synthase A: protein MRVFENNPASIGGTPLVKLNKICAADNTFLVKIEGRNPAYSVKCRIGAALLWDALEKGTLKKGMTVIEPTSGNTGIGLAYAGAAMGIKVALIMPDNMSAERRMLMNAFGAECILTDGNLGMKGAVDKAVELAQKEPDRYYLPQQFENPANPAVHRRTTGVEIWNDTDGQVDVIVSGIGTGGTITGIAQYLKLDKKKDVLAVGVEPEGSPVISQFMAGRPMVPGPHKIQGIGAGFIPKTLDVSLIDKMVTVPDDAAYDWTKRLAAEEGVLAGISSGAAVWAADTAARELGLHGKTIVIILPDSGERYLSANIF, encoded by the coding sequence ATGAGAGTGTTCGAAAACAACCCCGCTTCCATAGGCGGTACGCCGCTTGTGAAGCTTAACAAAATATGCGCGGCGGATAATACTTTTCTGGTCAAGATAGAAGGGCGCAACCCCGCGTACTCTGTAAAATGCAGGATAGGCGCTGCTCTCCTCTGGGATGCTCTGGAAAAGGGGACGCTTAAAAAAGGGATGACGGTAATAGAACCCACCAGCGGCAACACAGGGATCGGCCTTGCCTACGCCGGAGCCGCGATGGGGATAAAAGTTGCCCTGATCATGCCCGACAACATGAGCGCGGAACGAAGAATGCTGATGAACGCCTTCGGGGCGGAGTGCATACTCACTGACGGTAATCTCGGCATGAAAGGCGCAGTGGACAAGGCTGTGGAACTGGCGCAGAAAGAGCCGGACAGATATTACCTTCCCCAGCAGTTTGAAAACCCCGCAAACCCCGCAGTCCACCGCAGGACAACAGGCGTTGAGATATGGAACGATACTGACGGTCAGGTGGATGTGATTGTATCAGGCATAGGCACAGGCGGGACAATCACAGGCATTGCCCAGTATCTCAAGCTGGATAAAAAGAAGGATGTACTCGCTGTGGGTGTTGAGCCTGAGGGCAGCCCGGTTATCAGTCAGTTTATGGCGGGCAGACCGATGGTTCCCGGACCCCACAAGATTCAGGGGATCGGAGCAGGCTTTATACCGAAAACTCTGGATGTGAGCCTTATTGATAAAATGGTTACTGTGCCGGATGATGCCGCATATGACTGGACAAAAAGACTCGCCGCGGAAGAGGGCGTTCTCGCCGGAATCTCCTCCGGCGCAGCGGTTTGGGCAGCGGACACCGCAGCCAGGGAACTCGGTCTCCATGGAAAAACAATTGTGATAATCCTGCCCGATTCAGGGGAAAGGTATTTGTCTGCGAATATATTCTAG
- the ppdK gene encoding pyruvate, phosphate dikinase, with protein MSKKWVYFFGNGKAEGKGTDKELLGGKGAGLAEMTNISIPVPPGFTITTEACVEYYSNNQQYPAGLADQMLEAMTKLEAAVGKKFGDISSPLLVSVRSGARVSMPGMMDTVLNLGLNDETVKGLASSSGNERFAYDSYRRFIQMFGDVVLGVGHGKFERLLSDLKKSKNVDEDTKLEAADLKKLVEQYKDVVSTETGRNFPQEPKEQLKLAVNAVFESWNNQRAKTYRKINKIPHEWGTGVNVQAMVFGNMGNDCGTGVAFTRNPSTGDKEFFGEFLINAQGEDVVAGIRTPNPIVELKSIMPEAFAQLEQVYQTLEKHYKDVQDIEFTIEKNKLYMLQTRSGKRTAKAAVKIAYDMFKEGLIDKKTAVLRVAPQQVDQLLHPMIDPKSSYDSVAKGLPASPGAAVGKAVFTAEEAESWAQRGEAVILVRKETSPEDIGGMHAAQGILTATGGMTSHAAVVARGMGKCCVAGCGSINIDEKGKKFTVGGHLIKEGDFITINGTTGEVILGQIELIEPSLSGEFAEILTWADEFRTLGVRANADTPHDAQVARDFGAQGIGLCRTEHMFFDGDRIDAVREMILASDVDGRKKALEKVKPYQREDFEGLFKVMEGLPVTIRLLDPPLHEFIPHTDEDVQKVSKASGIAFDALKRKAQELHEFNPMLGHRGCRLAVTFPEIYEMQAYAIFEAACKLKKEGANVIPEVMIPLVGHYKELEELKELVDNVAAEVMDKTGVKVDYLVGTMIELPRAALTADEIAAHAQFFSFGTNDLTQTTLGISRDDAGKFLPQYVEKGIFKEDPFVSIDQSGVGQLVEMGVAKGRSVRKELKTGICGEHGGDPDSIAFCQKAGLNYVSCSPYRVPVARLAAAHAALKGK; from the coding sequence ATGTCTAAAAAATGGGTGTATTTCTTCGGCAACGGAAAAGCCGAAGGCAAAGGTACCGACAAGGAGCTTCTCGGCGGAAAAGGCGCCGGACTTGCCGAGATGACGAATATCTCCATCCCTGTTCCTCCCGGCTTCACCATCACCACGGAAGCCTGCGTAGAATACTACTCGAATAATCAGCAGTACCCTGCCGGGCTTGCGGATCAGATGCTTGAGGCTATGACCAAGCTTGAAGCGGCAGTGGGTAAAAAATTCGGCGATATTTCATCGCCTCTGCTTGTTTCTGTCCGCTCAGGAGCGAGAGTTTCAATGCCGGGTATGATGGACACCGTCCTCAACCTCGGCCTCAATGATGAGACTGTGAAAGGGCTTGCCTCTTCCTCCGGTAATGAGCGCTTTGCCTATGACTCCTACAGAAGGTTCATCCAGATGTTCGGGGATGTTGTCCTCGGTGTGGGTCACGGCAAGTTTGAAAGGCTTCTTTCCGACCTGAAAAAGTCAAAAAATGTAGATGAAGATACCAAGCTGGAAGCAGCCGACCTGAAAAAACTTGTTGAGCAGTATAAGGATGTTGTTTCAACGGAGACAGGAAGAAACTTCCCTCAGGAACCGAAGGAGCAGCTTAAGCTTGCAGTTAACGCAGTTTTTGAATCCTGGAACAACCAGAGGGCGAAGACCTACAGAAAGATCAATAAAATACCCCATGAGTGGGGAACGGGCGTAAACGTTCAGGCCATGGTTTTCGGCAACATGGGTAATGACTGCGGAACAGGAGTCGCCTTCACAAGGAACCCCTCCACGGGCGATAAGGAGTTCTTCGGCGAATTCCTCATAAACGCTCAGGGTGAGGACGTTGTGGCGGGTATAAGAACCCCGAACCCGATCGTTGAGCTGAAAAGCATAATGCCGGAGGCGTTTGCCCAGCTTGAGCAGGTTTACCAGACCCTTGAAAAACACTACAAAGATGTTCAGGACATAGAGTTCACCATAGAGAAGAACAAGCTGTATATGCTCCAGACACGTTCAGGAAAGCGTACTGCCAAGGCAGCGGTTAAGATAGCCTATGACATGTTCAAGGAAGGGCTTATCGATAAGAAGACCGCCGTCCTCCGTGTGGCTCCCCAGCAGGTTGACCAGCTTCTGCACCCTATGATTGACCCCAAGTCTTCATATGATTCAGTGGCGAAAGGGCTTCCCGCTTCACCCGGCGCTGCCGTGGGCAAGGCTGTTTTCACCGCGGAAGAGGCTGAAAGCTGGGCGCAGAGAGGCGAGGCCGTTATCCTGGTGAGGAAGGAAACCTCCCCTGAGGATATAGGCGGAATGCATGCCGCTCAGGGTATTCTCACCGCTACAGGCGGGATGACCAGCCATGCGGCAGTTGTTGCCAGAGGAATGGGCAAGTGCTGCGTTGCGGGCTGCGGTTCAATCAATATAGATGAAAAAGGCAAAAAATTCACCGTGGGCGGCCACCTCATTAAAGAGGGCGACTTCATAACAATCAACGGAACCACCGGTGAAGTTATACTCGGCCAGATAGAGCTTATAGAACCCTCGCTTTCAGGCGAGTTTGCAGAGATTCTCACATGGGCTGACGAATTCCGTACGCTGGGAGTGAGAGCCAATGCCGATACCCCGCATGATGCTCAGGTTGCCCGTGATTTCGGCGCACAGGGCATAGGCCTCTGCCGCACGGAGCATATGTTTTTCGACGGCGACAGAATTGATGCGGTGCGTGAGATGATCCTCGCCTCTGATGTTGACGGACGCAAGAAAGCCCTTGAGAAGGTCAAGCCTTACCAGAGGGAGGATTTCGAAGGTCTGTTTAAGGTTATGGAGGGTCTGCCCGTTACTATCAGGCTCCTTGACCCGCCCCTTCATGAGTTCATCCCCCACACTGATGAGGATGTGCAGAAGGTTTCAAAGGCATCAGGCATTGCCTTTGACGCACTCAAGAGAAAGGCGCAGGAGCTCCACGAGTTCAACCCCATGCTGGGACACCGCGGCTGCCGCCTTGCTGTCACCTTCCCTGAAATATACGAAATGCAGGCATACGCCATCTTCGAGGCTGCATGCAAGCTGAAAAAAGAGGGAGCAAACGTAATCCCCGAAGTAATGATACCCCTTGTGGGTCACTATAAAGAGCTTGAGGAACTGAAGGAGCTTGTGGACAACGTAGCCGCTGAGGTTATGGACAAAACAGGCGTTAAGGTTGACTATCTCGTGGGAACAATGATTGAGCTTCCCAGAGCCGCTCTCACAGCGGATGAGATAGCTGCCCATGCGCAGTTCTTCTCTTTCGGCACAAACGACCTCACCCAGACCACTCTCGGCATAAGCCGTGACGATGCGGGCAAGTTCCTGCCCCAGTATGTGGAGAAAGGAATCTTCAAGGAAGACCCTTTTGTTTCCATTGACCAGTCAGGCGTAGGCCAGCTTGTGGAGATGGGTGTCGCCAAAGGGCGCTCTGTCCGGAAAGAGCTTAAAACCGGGATATGCGGCGAGCACGGCGGTGATCCCGATTCCATCGCCTTCTGCCAGAAAGCGGGGCTTAACTATGTAAGCTGCTCTCCCTACAGGGTTCCTGTGGCGAGGCTTGCTGCCGCTCACGCTGCACTTAAGGGTAAATAA
- the tmk gene encoding dTMP kinase — MALDGIDGCGKSTHCIKLAEHFGALGRKVLLTREPGGTEIGAELRARLLSSKYELEPESEMMLFFVDRLEHLTKKVIPALNEGMVVISDRFTASTFAYQVFGRGIPESVYTSLERIALKVVPDAAVIIDNEPIACITRAKARLIEDGKEESEGKFEQLPYEFFRNVRNGFLTFAEKNGYVRVVEGLGTVEEVFSRVLSSIK; from the coding sequence ATAGCGCTGGACGGAATAGACGGCTGCGGAAAGAGCACCCACTGCATTAAGCTTGCCGAGCACTTCGGGGCTTTGGGACGCAAGGTGCTCCTCACCCGTGAACCGGGCGGAACCGAAATCGGAGCCGAACTGAGAGCCAGACTTCTTTCCAGCAAATACGAGCTTGAGCCCGAATCGGAGATGATGCTCTTCTTTGTGGACAGGCTGGAGCACCTCACCAAGAAGGTTATCCCCGCGTTAAACGAGGGAATGGTGGTGATAAGCGACCGCTTCACCGCTTCCACCTTCGCCTATCAGGTCTTCGGGAGAGGCATACCGGAAAGCGTGTACACCTCTCTGGAGCGCATAGCCCTCAAGGTTGTGCCCGATGCGGCGGTTATAATCGATAACGAGCCCATAGCATGCATAACAAGGGCAAAGGCGCGCCTTATTGAAGACGGCAAAGAGGAATCCGAAGGCAAGTTCGAGCAGCTTCCATATGAATTTTTCCGCAATGTGCGCAACGGCTTTCTCACCTTCGCAGAGAAAAACGGCTATGTCCGTGTGGTGGAAGGTCTGGGAACTGTAGAAGAAGTATTCTCCCGCGTACTCAGCAGCATAAAATGA
- the leuC gene encoding 3-isopropylmalate dehydratase large subunit, whose product MGKNLFQKVWEKHLVRELPSGQSQLFIGLHLIHEVTSPQAFAMIRELGLKVAYPDRTYATCDHIIPTDGRERPFADSMAEEMMQAIEANTKEFGIKFFNPESGAQGVVHIVGPEQGLTQPGMTVACGDSHTATHGAFGAIAFGIGTSQVRDVLATQTMTISPFKVRKIEIKGRLGEMVTSKDVILHVIRRLGVNGGLGYAYEFCGEAVKNMSMEARMTLCNMAIEGGARVGYINPDEVTFEYLKGRPYAPKGEEFEKRREYWKSIASDADAEYDDVVVFDAAEIEPMVTWGINPEQGIGISESIPAPVNETMKEALEYMKFGAGDKMEGKKIDVCFIGSCTNGRIEDFRLAAKYLKGRKVASHVRALAVPGSYEVKALAEKEGLDTVFREAGFEWREPGCSMCLAMNPDRLKGDQISASTSNRNFKGRQGSSTGRTLLVSPVMAAAAAVEGCIADCRKTFGGVK is encoded by the coding sequence ATGGGCAAAAATCTTTTTCAGAAAGTATGGGAAAAGCACCTTGTGCGTGAGCTTCCCAGCGGTCAGTCCCAGCTTTTCATCGGGCTGCATCTTATTCACGAAGTCACCAGCCCGCAGGCTTTTGCCATGATAAGGGAGCTTGGGCTCAAGGTGGCTTATCCGGACAGGACATACGCAACCTGTGACCACATTATCCCCACGGACGGGCGTGAGCGCCCTTTTGCCGATTCCATGGCAGAGGAGATGATGCAGGCTATAGAGGCTAATACAAAGGAATTCGGCATAAAGTTTTTCAACCCTGAGTCAGGTGCGCAGGGTGTTGTGCATATAGTCGGTCCTGAGCAGGGGCTTACCCAGCCGGGGATGACCGTTGCCTGCGGTGATTCGCACACGGCGACACACGGCGCTTTCGGCGCAATCGCCTTCGGGATAGGCACAAGCCAGGTGCGTGATGTTCTCGCCACGCAGACAATGACGATCTCACCGTTTAAGGTGAGGAAGATTGAGATAAAGGGCAGACTGGGTGAAATGGTCACGTCAAAGGACGTTATCCTGCATGTAATCCGCAGGCTGGGTGTTAACGGCGGTCTGGGCTATGCTTACGAGTTCTGCGGCGAGGCTGTGAAGAACATGAGCATGGAAGCGAGAATGACCCTCTGTAACATGGCGATTGAGGGCGGTGCAAGGGTAGGCTATATCAACCCCGATGAGGTGACTTTCGAATATCTCAAGGGACGGCCTTACGCTCCTAAGGGTGAAGAGTTTGAAAAGCGCAGGGAATACTGGAAGAGCATAGCCTCCGATGCTGACGCTGAGTATGATGATGTTGTGGTTTTTGACGCAGCAGAGATAGAGCCCATGGTCACATGGGGAATCAACCCAGAGCAGGGCATAGGCATTTCGGAAAGCATACCCGCACCTGTGAACGAGACTATGAAGGAAGCCCTTGAATATATGAAGTTCGGCGCTGGCGATAAGATGGAAGGCAAAAAAATAGATGTCTGCTTCATCGGAAGCTGCACCAACGGACGCATAGAGGATTTCCGTCTGGCGGCGAAATACCTTAAGGGGCGGAAGGTTGCTTCCCATGTGAGGGCACTTGCTGTTCCCGGCTCTTACGAGGTTAAGGCACTTGCGGAGAAAGAGGGGCTGGACACTGTTTTCAGGGAAGCGGGTTTCGAATGGCGTGAGCCCGGCTGCTCCATGTGCCTTGCCATGAATCCCGACAGGCTCAAAGGGGATCAGATAAGCGCATCCACCTCAAACAGAAACTTCAAGGGACGTCAGGGTTCCTCCACAGGCAGAACACTGCTTGTGAGCCCGGTTATGGCTGCCGCAGCGGCTGTTGAGGGCTGTATTGCCGACTGCAGAAAAACCTTCGGGGGTGTTAAATGA